One window of Silvimonas iriomotensis genomic DNA carries:
- a CDS encoding Tex family protein → MLPSIHSRLATELVCREAQVASAVQLLDEGATVPFIARYRKEVTGGLDDTQLRNLEVRLRYLRELEERRGAVIASVDEQGKLTPELKAQLLDADNKQRLEDLYLPYKPKRRTRAQIAKEAGLEPLAQGLLGDPAQDPESVAAGFVDADKGVADTKAALDGARAILMEQFAEDPELVGQLREHVAGKAHIKTRIVEGKEEEGAKFSDYFEYDEPWRDVPSHRALAVLRGRNEGILTLALPLPEELDETAKPAGPGVCELKIARRYGIENLGRPADKWLQDTVRLTWRARIALNLESELINQLREKAEAEAIKVFATNLKDLLLAAPAGPRATMGLDPGLRTGCKVAVVDATGKLLDTATIYPHEPRNQWDQSIAICAALAAKHKVQLIAIGNGTASRETDKLAIELIKKYPELQMTKLVVSEAGASVYSASELAAKEFPELDVSLRGAVSIARRLQDPLAELVKIDPKSIGVGQYQHDVNQLDLMRSLDAVVEDCVNAVGVDVNTASAALLTRISGLNSTLATQIVNYRDANGAFQNRKQLLKVPRLGDKTFEQAAGFLRVMDGDNALDRSAVHPEAYPVVEKIIAKVQKDVTSLIGDGAFLKKLNAAEFTDERFGLPTVKDILAELEKPGRDPRPEFKTASFAEGVEEIADLKVDMVLEGVVTNVTAFGAFVDIGVHQDGLVHISAMSHKFIKDPREVVKAGDVVKVKVQEVDVKRKRIALTMRLDDDVRQKPDSGVSAQNMSKGERKVMQRQPEAQGAMAAALAGLKLRK, encoded by the coding sequence ATGCTGCCCAGTATTCATTCCCGCCTTGCAACTGAACTTGTCTGCCGCGAGGCGCAAGTGGCGTCTGCCGTCCAGTTGCTGGATGAAGGCGCGACCGTGCCGTTTATTGCCCGTTATCGTAAAGAAGTGACAGGGGGTCTGGATGACACCCAGTTGCGTAATCTGGAAGTACGCCTGCGCTATCTGCGTGAACTGGAAGAGCGCCGCGGTGCGGTGATTGCCAGTGTGGATGAACAAGGCAAACTGACGCCGGAACTGAAAGCGCAATTGCTGGATGCCGATAACAAACAGCGGCTGGAAGACTTGTACCTGCCGTACAAGCCCAAGCGCCGCACACGGGCGCAGATTGCCAAAGAGGCAGGGCTGGAGCCGCTCGCGCAGGGCTTGCTGGGTGATCCGGCGCAAGATCCGGAAAGCGTCGCCGCCGGGTTTGTCGATGCAGACAAGGGCGTGGCGGATACCAAAGCGGCACTCGATGGCGCACGCGCGATCCTGATGGAGCAATTTGCCGAAGACCCGGAGCTGGTGGGTCAATTGCGTGAACACGTTGCAGGCAAGGCGCATATCAAAACCCGCATTGTCGAAGGCAAGGAAGAAGAGGGCGCCAAGTTCTCTGATTACTTTGAATACGATGAACCGTGGCGTGATGTGCCGTCGCACCGGGCGCTGGCGGTGCTGCGCGGCCGTAACGAAGGCATTCTGACGCTGGCGTTGCCGCTGCCCGAAGAACTGGATGAAACCGCCAAACCGGCAGGCCCCGGCGTGTGCGAGCTGAAAATTGCCCGCCGTTATGGCATCGAGAACCTGGGGCGCCCGGCAGACAAATGGCTGCAAGACACCGTGCGCCTGACCTGGCGCGCCCGGATTGCGCTGAATCTGGAATCAGAACTGATCAACCAGTTGCGCGAGAAAGCCGAGGCAGAGGCGATCAAGGTGTTCGCCACCAACCTCAAGGACTTGCTGCTGGCAGCCCCGGCCGGCCCGCGCGCTACCATGGGCCTGGACCCGGGTTTGCGTACCGGTTGTAAAGTGGCGGTGGTCGATGCCACCGGCAAATTGCTGGATACCGCGACCATTTACCCGCATGAGCCGCGCAATCAGTGGGATCAGTCGATCGCGATTTGCGCGGCGCTGGCGGCCAAGCACAAGGTTCAGCTCATCGCCATTGGAAATGGCACGGCAAGCCGTGAAACCGACAAACTGGCGATCGAATTGATCAAGAAGTATCCGGAACTGCAGATGACCAAGCTGGTGGTGTCTGAAGCCGGCGCATCGGTGTACTCGGCCTCTGAACTGGCGGCCAAAGAGTTTCCGGAACTGGATGTCTCGCTGCGCGGTGCGGTGTCGATTGCGCGCCGTCTGCAAGACCCGCTGGCCGAACTGGTCAAGATTGACCCGAAATCCATCGGCGTGGGCCAGTACCAGCATGACGTGAACCAGCTTGATCTGATGCGCTCGCTGGACGCCGTGGTAGAAGACTGCGTGAACGCGGTGGGTGTGGATGTGAATACGGCGTCCGCCGCGCTGCTGACGCGTATTTCCGGCCTGAACAGCACGCTGGCAACGCAGATCGTCAATTACCGTGATGCCAACGGCGCGTTCCAGAACCGCAAGCAGTTGCTGAAAGTGCCGCGGCTGGGCGACAAGACCTTTGAGCAAGCTGCCGGCTTCTTGCGGGTGATGGACGGCGACAACGCGCTTGATCGCTCCGCGGTTCACCCGGAAGCCTACCCGGTGGTGGAAAAAATCATTGCGAAGGTGCAGAAGGACGTGACCAGCCTGATTGGCGATGGCGCATTCCTGAAAAAACTGAATGCCGCCGAGTTCACCGATGAGCGCTTTGGTCTGCCAACGGTAAAAGACATTCTGGCCGAACTGGAAAAACCCGGCCGCGATCCGCGCCCGGAGTTCAAGACCGCCAGCTTTGCCGAAGGCGTGGAAGAAATTGCCGATCTGAAAGTGGACATGGTGCTGGAAGGCGTAGTCACCAACGTCACCGCTTTTGGCGCGTTTGTGGATATCGGCGTACACCAGGACGGCCTTGTCCATATCTCTGCCATGAGCCACAAGTTCATCAAGGACCCGCGTGAAGTGGTGAAGGCCGGCGATGTGGTCAAGGTGAAGGTGCAAGAGGTGGATGTGAAGCGCAAACGTATCGCGCTGACCATGCGACTTGACGATGACGTGCGCCAGAAGCCGGATAGCGGCGTATCTGCACAGAACATGAGCAAGGGCGAGCGCAAGGTGATGCAGCGTCAGCCAGAGGCACAAGGCGCCATGGCGGCGGCATTGGCCGGTCTGAAACTGCGCAAGTAA
- a CDS encoding PsiF family protein, which yields MTIVRVSLLAVALLLSTQVMAANSQQDKMKSCNADATAKSLKGDARNTFMSTCLKATASAPAASMPATQQDKMKSCNADASAQSLKGDARKAFMSTCLKK from the coding sequence ATGACGATCGTTCGTGTTTCGCTGCTGGCTGTTGCGCTGTTGCTGTCCACGCAAGTGATGGCTGCCAATTCGCAACAAGACAAGATGAAGTCGTGTAATGCCGATGCCACTGCCAAATCGCTCAAGGGCGATGCCCGCAATACCTTCATGAGCACATGTCTGAAGGCAACGGCGAGCGCCCCGGCCGCATCGATGCCGGCCACCCAGCAAGACAAGATGAAGTCCTGCAATGCCGATGCTTCTGCCCAGAGCCTGAAGGGCGACGCCCGCAAGGCCTTTATGAGCACCTGCCTGAAGAAATAA
- a CDS encoding patatin-like phospholipase family protein, producing the protein MTKWFWLAVGLVAALPAVAQDAPAASDASMPAHRPRIGLVLGGGGARGLAHIGVLKVLAENHIPVDCVVGTSIGALVGGSYAAGQTADTMIDRSGKTDWDTLFQSGLPRQQMSYRQKQDDNMHLAPIDVGVRDDGSLALPKSAIDTQKIETLLRDLTYSGTARNFDELSVPFRAIATDLETGEMVVMGDGDLVTAMRASMAVPGVFPPVARSEHLLVDGGLSRNLAVDVARKMCADVVIAVDVASPPLKRDGINTIFDVAAQYTRLMIVQNQRPQIASLKQDDVLITPSLGNLESTDFAKAKDFILAGEKATRQQLVNLQRYALPTAAYEQWEQAREDRRLQPKPIDSIQVERMNRVNPDVLSRNVDVELGKNLDSTEFHDQLSRLYARGDFSQLDYELLDDGAGQKLRLIPVEKDWGPNYLNFGIALGTDFENASPYALLARYRRTWLNSLGAEASLSLRAGDTMALAGEFYQPLQIDGYAFIAPNFSIQSSPLAVYEGDNEIGQFRLYKQQGGIDLGSGFSRYGEARVGIMAEHAHASGVVGGIWTGDGVVALPDLYQSDYGLRVSLTFDQLDNADFPTSGTQVHFSAYQAVSGSSDTASYGRASLNARQGFSLGETSGYLLVKAQATRNGDDAFIDTSWLGGFLNLSSYPYQGLIGDKFIYGRVALYRPLPFLNTESKRTMIGMAAESGKVYSSALDTGDEKWHYSGVGFIAVDSFLGPLYLGAAYGDNRQWRYYLTLGNPF; encoded by the coding sequence ATGACAAAGTGGTTCTGGCTGGCGGTGGGCCTGGTTGCGGCCCTGCCTGCCGTGGCGCAAGACGCGCCTGCAGCCAGCGACGCCTCCATGCCGGCGCACCGTCCGCGGATCGGCCTTGTGCTGGGCGGCGGTGGCGCGCGCGGCCTGGCGCATATCGGCGTGCTCAAGGTGCTGGCCGAAAACCACATCCCCGTCGATTGCGTGGTCGGGACCAGCATTGGCGCCCTCGTGGGGGGCAGTTATGCCGCTGGCCAGACGGCCGACACCATGATTGATCGTTCCGGCAAAACCGACTGGGACACGCTGTTTCAGTCCGGCCTGCCGCGTCAGCAGATGTCATACCGCCAGAAGCAGGATGACAACATGCATCTGGCCCCGATCGATGTGGGGGTGAGGGATGATGGCTCGCTGGCGCTGCCCAAGTCGGCCATTGATACCCAGAAAATCGAAACCCTGCTGCGTGACCTGACCTATAGCGGCACGGCCAGGAATTTTGACGAACTCTCCGTACCGTTCCGGGCGATTGCTACCGATCTGGAAACCGGCGAGATGGTGGTCATGGGCGATGGCGATCTGGTGACCGCCATGCGTGCCAGTATGGCAGTGCCAGGCGTGTTTCCGCCGGTGGCGCGCAGTGAACACTTGCTGGTGGATGGCGGTTTGTCACGCAATCTGGCGGTGGATGTCGCCCGCAAGATGTGCGCTGATGTGGTGATCGCCGTCGATGTGGCCTCGCCGCCGCTCAAACGCGACGGGATCAACACCATTTTTGATGTCGCCGCACAGTACACGCGGCTGATGATCGTGCAGAACCAGCGCCCGCAAATTGCCAGCCTGAAGCAGGACGATGTGCTGATTACGCCATCGCTGGGCAATCTGGAAAGCACCGACTTTGCCAAAGCCAAAGACTTTATCCTTGCCGGCGAAAAAGCCACGCGCCAGCAATTGGTGAACCTGCAGCGTTACGCCTTGCCCACCGCCGCGTACGAGCAATGGGAACAAGCGCGTGAAGACCGGCGTTTGCAACCCAAGCCCATCGACAGCATTCAGGTTGAGCGCATGAACCGGGTGAATCCGGATGTCCTCAGCCGCAATGTCGACGTTGAGCTGGGCAAGAATCTGGATAGCACCGAGTTTCATGATCAATTGTCGCGCCTGTATGCGCGCGGTGATTTCTCGCAACTGGATTACGAACTGCTTGATGATGGCGCCGGCCAGAAACTGCGGCTGATTCCGGTCGAAAAAGACTGGGGCCCGAATTACCTCAATTTCGGTATCGCATTGGGTACCGACTTTGAAAACGCGTCGCCGTATGCCTTGCTGGCGCGGTATCGCCGTACCTGGCTCAATTCGCTGGGTGCCGAGGCCTCGCTGTCGTTGCGGGCGGGCGATACCATGGCGCTGGCGGGCGAGTTCTATCAGCCCTTGCAGATTGACGGTTACGCGTTCATTGCGCCCAATTTCTCGATCCAGTCCAGCCCGCTGGCGGTCTATGAGGGCGATAACGAAATTGGCCAGTTCCGCTTGTACAAGCAACAAGGCGGCATTGATCTTGGCTCCGGTTTCTCGCGCTATGGCGAGGCCCGCGTCGGGATCATGGCTGAACACGCACATGCCAGCGGCGTAGTAGGCGGCATCTGGACCGGTGACGGCGTGGTGGCGCTGCCTGATCTGTATCAGTCCGATTATGGTCTGCGGGTCAGCCTTACCTTTGATCAACTGGATAACGCCGATTTCCCCACCAGTGGCACCCAGGTGCATTTCAGCGCGTATCAGGCGGTGAGTGGGTCGTCTGATACTGCCAGCTATGGCCGCGCGTCCTTGAATGCGCGGCAGGGTTTCTCGCTGGGTGAAACCAGCGGGTATTTGCTGGTGAAAGCGCAGGCCACGCGCAATGGTGATGACGCGTTTATTGATACCAGCTGGCTGGGTGGTTTCCTGAATTTGTCCAGTTATCCTTATCAAGGGCTGATTGGTGACAAGTTCATTTACGGTCGTGTAGCGCTGTACCGGCCATTGCCCTTTTTGAATACGGAAAGCAAACGCACCATGATCGGCATGGCAGCGGAAAGCGGCAAAGTGTATTCGTCCGCACTGGATACCGGTGATGAAAAATGGCATTACTCCGGCGTCGGGTTTATTGCGGTCGATTCATTCCTTGGGCCGCTTTATCTGGGCGCGGCGTATGGCGATAACCGCCAGTGGCGCTATTACCTCACGCTGGGAAATCCGTTCTGA
- a CDS encoding anaerobic C4-dicarboxylate transporter family protein, translating to MIALQLAVVLAAILIGARLGGVGLGVMGGLGLALLTFVFHLRPTTAPIDVLLMILSVITAAGCLQAAGGMDWLVRVAERLLRRNPRRITFFAPLVTYTFTLFAGTGHVAYSVLPVIAEVARDSGVRPERPLSIAVIASQVGITASPISAATVTLLAMLAPSGVSLSQILLVAIPATLLGVFAGVLVAGRLGVELKDDPVYQARLASGEITPAQPHEDKPALPRSAFISVIVFLLAALSVVVLGSVDSLRPQWDVGAQAIKLDMPTAIEVIMLSAAALILLLGRVDANKVVRGSVFQAGAAAVIGIFGIAWMGDTFIQANMSFFSAEIKTIITEVPWLFALALFVMSILLYSQAATIRALMPLGMALGLSAPTLIAMFPSVNGYFFIPNYPTVIAAINFDQTGTTRIGRWLLNHSFMLPGLACSVVSVAAGFGLVRLVF from the coding sequence ATGATTGCCTTGCAACTGGCCGTGGTACTGGCCGCCATCCTGATCGGAGCCCGCCTGGGCGGTGTAGGTCTGGGGGTCATGGGCGGCCTTGGCCTTGCCTTGCTCACCTTTGTGTTTCATCTGCGCCCGACAACGGCCCCCATCGACGTGCTGTTGATGATTCTGTCCGTGATTACCGCCGCCGGCTGCCTGCAAGCCGCTGGCGGCATGGACTGGCTGGTGCGCGTGGCAGAACGCCTGCTGCGGCGCAACCCCAGGCGCATTACGTTTTTTGCTCCGCTGGTCACCTACACCTTCACCCTGTTTGCCGGCACCGGCCATGTTGCATATTCAGTATTGCCGGTGATTGCCGAAGTAGCCCGGGACTCTGGCGTGCGCCCGGAACGCCCGCTCTCGATTGCCGTCATCGCCTCGCAAGTGGGCATTACCGCCAGCCCGATCTCTGCGGCCACCGTCACGCTGCTGGCCATGCTGGCGCCCTCCGGCGTGAGCCTGAGCCAGATTTTGCTGGTGGCCATTCCGGCGACCTTGCTGGGAGTTTTTGCCGGCGTGCTGGTTGCCGGCCGCCTGGGCGTGGAACTCAAGGATGATCCGGTCTACCAGGCACGGCTGGCGTCGGGCGAGATCACCCCGGCACAACCGCATGAAGACAAACCGGCGCTGCCGCGCTCGGCGTTCATTTCGGTCATCGTATTCCTGCTGGCGGCGCTGTCTGTGGTGGTGCTGGGTTCGGTCGACAGCCTGCGGCCGCAATGGGATGTCGGCGCCCAGGCCATCAAGCTGGATATGCCGACCGCCATTGAAGTCATCATGCTGTCTGCCGCCGCGCTGATCCTGCTGCTGGGCCGGGTTGATGCCAACAAAGTGGTGCGCGGCAGCGTATTCCAGGCCGGTGCCGCGGCGGTGATCGGCATTTTCGGCATTGCCTGGATGGGTGACACCTTCATTCAGGCCAATATGTCGTTCTTCTCGGCCGAGATCAAAACCATCATTACCGAAGTGCCATGGCTGTTTGCGCTGGCCCTGTTCGTGATGTCGATCCTGTTGTACTCGCAAGCGGCCACCATCCGCGCGCTGATGCCCCTGGGCATGGCGCTGGGCTTGTCGGCACCGACGCTGATTGCCATGTTCCCCAGCGTAAACGGCTATTTCTTCATCCCCAACTACCCCACCGTGATTGCGGCGATCAACTTTGACCAGACCGGCACCACGCGGATCGGCCGCTGGTTGTTGAACCACAGCTTCATGCTGCCGGGGCTGGCTTGTTCCGTGGTCAGCGTGGCGGCCGGGTTTGGTCTGGTACGACTGGTGTTCTAA
- a CDS encoding response regulator, which translates to MRVLLVEDDAMIGEAVQQGLKPLGMTVDWARDGGEGETALNCGEHELVLLDLSLPRKSGLQLLQGMRRRQDGRPVLILTARDTVENRIEGLDAGADDYVVKPFDLHELAARIRAVLRRHAGRVDPVIDLGELRINPATREVSLKGEPVTLSAREYALLAALAERPGVPLSRSQLEERLYGWGEEIGSNTVEVYIHALRRKLGPDWIKNLRGVGYFVPKAAA; encoded by the coding sequence GTGCGGGTTTTGCTGGTAGAAGACGACGCAATGATCGGCGAGGCAGTACAGCAGGGCCTCAAGCCGCTGGGCATGACGGTGGACTGGGCGCGTGATGGCGGCGAGGGCGAGACTGCGCTCAATTGTGGCGAGCATGAACTGGTGCTGCTGGATCTCTCATTGCCGCGCAAGTCCGGCCTGCAACTCTTGCAAGGCATGCGGCGGCGCCAGGATGGCCGTCCGGTGTTGATCCTGACCGCGCGTGATACCGTGGAAAACCGCATTGAAGGCCTGGATGCCGGCGCGGATGACTACGTGGTCAAACCGTTTGACCTGCATGAACTGGCGGCCCGGATCCGCGCGGTGTTGCGCCGGCATGCCGGCCGGGTTGATCCGGTGATTGATCTGGGTGAGTTGCGCATTAACCCTGCCACGCGGGAAGTGTCGCTCAAAGGCGAGCCGGTGACCTTGTCAGCGCGCGAATACGCCTTGCTGGCGGCGCTGGCGGAACGCCCGGGTGTGCCGCTGTCGCGCTCGCAACTGGAAGAGCGTTTGTATGGCTGGGGCGAAGAGATCGGCTCCAACACGGTGGAAGTCTATATCCACGCCTTGCGGCGCAAACTGGGGCCGGACTGGATCAAGAACCTGCGCGGCGTGGGTTATTTTGTGCCCAAGGCCGCCGCATGA
- a CDS encoding ClcB-like voltage-gated chloride channel protein, with protein MPTSSRHVAMLLLWSALAGVGGALATWLFREIISLCLFWINGAQGFGLVETARALPGWLRVALPMAGGLCAGLVLQYLLTDAQRRARVDYMEAVTVGDGSVSIRGSLVRSLSSLLSIVSGGSLGREGSMVQLAALGGSLLGQLTRMPTGERRLLVACGAASGMACAYNAPLAGTLFVAEIVLGSIAMPSLGPLLIAAVIGNQLFHHLWNAAPIFEIPPLGFVSPWEMPGYITLGLLCGALAPCFLGLLNGARKGFALLPLPLPVTLALGGLIVGVISLWRPEVWGNGYSVVSDLLRGAWPWQMVLVLLLCKALSTSASIGSGAVGGVFTPTLFMGAAIGVLFGMASQTLFPHHVASPTVYAVLGMGAFLASATQAPLMAIVMIFEMTRDYEVVAPLMVACALAWFVSRWMGAPTMYHSGRENPPPSA; from the coding sequence ATGCCGACTTCTTCCCGCCATGTTGCCATGCTGCTGCTCTGGTCCGCGCTTGCGGGCGTGGGCGGTGCGCTGGCGACGTGGCTGTTTCGCGAGATCATCTCGCTCTGTCTGTTCTGGATCAACGGCGCCCAAGGCTTTGGCCTGGTCGAGACCGCACGCGCCCTGCCTGGCTGGTTGCGGGTAGCCTTGCCCATGGCGGGCGGCCTCTGTGCCGGGCTGGTCTTGCAATATCTGCTGACTGACGCGCAACGACGCGCCCGCGTTGACTATATGGAAGCCGTCACCGTCGGCGATGGCAGCGTCAGTATTCGTGGCAGTCTGGTGCGCAGCCTCTCCTCGCTGCTCAGCATTGTGTCGGGCGGTTCGCTGGGCCGTGAAGGCTCGATGGTGCAACTGGCGGCGCTGGGCGGCTCCTTGCTGGGCCAGTTGACGCGCATGCCCACTGGCGAACGCCGGCTGCTGGTGGCCTGCGGTGCAGCCTCCGGCATGGCATGTGCCTATAACGCACCGCTGGCCGGCACCTTGTTTGTGGCAGAGATCGTACTGGGGTCGATCGCCATGCCCAGCCTGGGGCCGTTGCTGATCGCCGCGGTGATCGGCAACCAGTTGTTTCATCATCTGTGGAATGCCGCGCCGATTTTCGAGATACCGCCGCTGGGTTTTGTCTCGCCGTGGGAAATGCCGGGCTACATCACGCTGGGTTTGTTGTGTGGCGCGCTGGCGCCATGCTTTCTGGGTTTGCTCAATGGTGCGCGCAAAGGCTTTGCCCTACTGCCGCTACCCTTGCCCGTTACCCTGGCGCTGGGCGGCCTGATTGTCGGCGTGATTTCGCTGTGGCGGCCGGAAGTCTGGGGAAATGGCTACAGCGTGGTCAGCGATCTGTTACGCGGCGCGTGGCCCTGGCAGATGGTTCTGGTGCTGTTGCTGTGCAAAGCGCTCTCGACCAGCGCCAGCATCGGTTCCGGCGCCGTGGGTGGGGTGTTCACGCCGACGCTTTTTATGGGTGCAGCCATTGGCGTGTTGTTTGGCATGGCCTCACAAACACTGTTTCCGCATCACGTGGCCAGCCCTACCGTCTACGCAGTGCTGGGCATGGGCGCCTTCCTGGCTTCCGCAACCCAGGCGCCGCTCATGGCCATTGTCATGATTTTTGAAATGACCCGGGATTACGAGGTGGTGGCGCCGCTGATGGTGGCCTGCGCTCTGGCCTGGTTTGTATCGCGCTGGATGGGCGCGCCGACCATGTACCACTCTGGCCGGGAAAACCCGCCACCCTCGGCGTAG